One Olsenella sp. oral taxon 807 DNA segment encodes these proteins:
- a CDS encoding glycosyltransferase family 39 protein, with translation MGGFLRPELVWREAHGVGLACAAGLLALTLPLVSLAAYEGMGTTQLVVTVVGVLFLLYLLVMLILYARRLWAGTGGYSVVCAVVFVITVLLRIYYVIMTKYTFLQHDSWGLDATAGHVVYIFRLADNGLRLLDVDPTSLWSFYNPPLSYYLGAAWVCAGRAFGLADAQAAESLQWLSLAYSVGATYVGYLVLRQARLEGRALALGFCAWALVPFFVPLSGNVSYDGLLTLLSLMTLLLLMRWYEDPTLARALRAGVCLGLALMTKTTAALLLLPALTSLILRLVSARGSYRIDIHGAIDQVVAALVPAAVLGGWWHVYAYLRFGMPFGYLQKVDPASPMNRSAYSLTQRLLPWWSGGFDPFLHLMSEYSIPLIALKGATFDEFAPDEPHLVCVGMVLLLIGALLTIAVFVGILRATINLRSKTFGVKAGTIFMGVVFFSYVLGLVYLSLSEPFSCSSNFRYIVPVALPAAYFVAQLDRKDGGRKAVWSLLGTSLVLQVVFWVSAGAYGLLGV, from the coding sequence CCTTGGCCGCGTACGAGGGTATGGGCACCACGCAGCTGGTTGTCACGGTCGTCGGAGTTCTTTTCCTGTTGTACCTGCTCGTGATGCTCATCCTGTACGCTCGCAGGCTCTGGGCGGGGACGGGCGGGTACTCCGTGGTCTGCGCGGTTGTCTTTGTGATCACGGTGCTCTTGCGCATCTACTATGTCATCATGACCAAGTACACGTTTCTGCAGCACGACAGCTGGGGCCTCGACGCGACGGCCGGGCACGTGGTATACATCTTCCGGCTCGCCGACAACGGTCTGCGCCTGCTCGACGTGGACCCCACCTCGCTCTGGTCCTTCTACAACCCGCCGCTCTCCTACTACCTCGGGGCCGCCTGGGTCTGCGCGGGGCGCGCCTTCGGTCTCGCGGACGCGCAGGCGGCGGAGAGCCTGCAGTGGCTCTCGCTGGCCTACTCGGTCGGTGCGACCTATGTCGGCTACCTCGTGCTGAGGCAGGCCCGCCTCGAGGGCCGCGCCCTGGCGCTGGGCTTCTGCGCCTGGGCGCTCGTGCCCTTCTTCGTGCCGCTCTCCGGCAACGTGTCCTACGACGGCCTCCTCACGCTGCTCTCGCTCATGACCCTCCTCCTGCTCATGCGCTGGTACGAGGACCCGACTCTCGCGCGGGCGCTTCGTGCCGGCGTCTGCCTCGGCCTCGCGCTCATGACCAAGACGACGGCCGCCCTGCTGCTTCTGCCCGCCTTGACTTCCCTGATCCTGCGACTCGTGAGTGCGCGCGGTTCGTATCGCATCGACATCCATGGCGCCATCGACCAGGTCGTGGCCGCGCTTGTCCCCGCTGCGGTGCTCGGGGGCTGGTGGCACGTCTACGCCTACCTGCGCTTTGGCATGCCCTTTGGCTACCTCCAGAAGGTGGACCCTGCAAGTCCCATGAACCGCTCGGCCTATAGCTTGACCCAAAGGCTGCTACCTTGGTGGAGTGGGGGCTTTGACCCCTTCCTGCACCTGATGAGTGAGTACAGCATTCCCCTTATTGCGCTCAAGGGCGCGACGTTCGATGAGTTCGCGCCGGATGAGCCCCACCTTGTTTGCGTGGGCATGGTGCTTCTGCTCATAGGCGCGCTCCTTACCATCGCCGTGTTCGTGGGCATCTTGCGCGCCACGATCAACCTACGATCGAAAACGTTTGGCGTCAAGGCGGGCACAATCTTCATGGGCGTCGTGTTTTTTAGCTACGTGCTGGGACTTGTCTACTTATCGCTGAGCGAGCCTTTCTCGTGCTCGTCTAACTTTCGCTACATTGTGCCTGTGGCGCTTCCTGCAGCCTACTTCGTGGCGCAGCTCGACAGGAAGGACGGCGGGAGAAAGGCAGTTTGGTCACTGCTTGGGACCTCACTGGTGCTGCAGGTGGTCTTCTGGGTGAGTGCGGGTGCGTACGGCCTGCTTGGGGTGTAG